One Pseudomonadota bacterium genomic window carries:
- a CDS encoding ABC transporter permease, giving the protein MYERVKNLVIKEFIHAFRVKRTIIFLFIPPLIQLFIFGYVATMDVNNISTALYDLDKSFESRELVRRLESSGYFTITYAPGSAVEIRELIDRGKALCAIQINRGFGKDLKRGIPTEIQVIVDGTDSNTALIAMGYVNTIIAKYSRDLMGQWIKTTLSTIDFRTRVWYNPDLRSRNYMVPGVIALIIMLTCLIHTSMSVVREREVGTMEQLMVTPITPVELILGKTIPAGAIGFFDMSLVTFFGVFWFNVPIKGALLLLVLCTGVYLLSVLGIGLFISTISKTQQQALMATFFFFQPAILLSGFATPIETMPEIFQYITYLSPLRYFLVIVRGIFLKGIGISVLWPQIAALFVLGMAILSLSALRFKKRLG; this is encoded by the coding sequence ATGTATGAACGTGTGAAGAACCTTGTCATTAAGGAATTCATCCATGCATTCAGGGTCAAAAGAACAATAATTTTTCTATTTATTCCTCCCCTAATCCAGCTCTTTATATTTGGCTATGTGGCAACTATGGACGTTAATAACATCTCTACCGCCCTTTATGACCTCGATAAGTCATTCGAGAGCAGGGAGCTTGTGAGGAGGCTTGAGTCCTCCGGCTACTTTACTATCACATACGCTCCAGGGTCTGCCGTGGAAATAAGAGAGTTGATCGATAGAGGGAAGGCCCTTTGTGCTATACAGATAAACAGGGGTTTTGGAAAAGACCTGAAAAGGGGTATCCCGACAGAGATTCAGGTGATTGTAGATGGTACGGACTCGAATACAGCCCTTATTGCCATGGGTTATGTGAACACCATTATCGCTAAATATTCAAGGGACTTGATGGGACAATGGATAAAGACAACACTCTCAACGATCGATTTCCGCACGAGGGTCTGGTACAACCCGGATCTCAGAAGCCGGAACTATATGGTGCCTGGAGTGATAGCCTTAATAATCATGCTTACATGCCTTATACACACATCCATGTCTGTGGTGAGGGAAAGAGAGGTGGGCACCATGGAACAGCTCATGGTGACGCCTATTACGCCAGTAGAACTTATACTCGGGAAGACAATTCCTGCTGGCGCCATCGGGTTCTTCGATATGTCCCTCGTTACGTTCTTCGGGGTTTTCTGGTTTAATGTACCTATCAAAGGGGCACTCCTTTTGCTCGTATTATGCACCGGAGTATACCTCCTATCTGTACTGGGCATAGGGCTTTTCATTTCAACCATATCGAAAACCCAGCAGCAGGCTTTAATGGCAACGTTCTTCTTTTTCCAGCCTGCCATACTCCTCTCCGGTTTTGCTACCCCCATCGAGACCATGCCGGAGATATTCCAGTATATCACCTATCTGAGTCCCCTCAGGTATTTCCTCGTCATCGTGCGGGGTATTTTCCTCAAGGGTATCGGTATAAGCGTGCTCTGGCCCCAGATAGCGGCCCTCTTTGTCCTCGGTATGGCGATCCTCTCCCTGAGCGCTTTAAGATTCAAAAAGAGGCTCGGGTAA